A part of Macrobrachium nipponense isolate FS-2020 chromosome 26, ASM1510439v2, whole genome shotgun sequence genomic DNA contains:
- the LOC135199729 gene encoding uncharacterized protein LOC135199729 → MWNHLILLAVLATAQGEDCVWDKDEDYPQKPPLIMDASFRILLPVMEEGKRIVRVPKNGAITLACPGSNIAGLGKEVVQAKCSGGQDIRVNKKHLALKDLTCTKKAKESIKKDAGKCGEGGTGVLEIIGFEIANFNRFYKVIDICYDERLETNLYSKHILHGRSIAAKDVDPKRPPFKAAKGFFNISISKSYSVKEQKRLMEDILDSNDLANTVIDYHKQYYFAKGHMAPDADFVTEAEQDATYYYINAVPQWQAFNNGNWKYLEFATRDLASQLGADLTIYSGSWGTLELDDVNGNPVEVYLGLSSKEKVVPAPALTWKVIHEEATNRAIAIVGINNPHLTSIPALLCKDICPDVSWITFNVADLGHGYTYCCSVSDLRNAIPHVPDLGPVCLLDSKNSSSAGCC, encoded by the exons ATGTGGAACCATCTTATTCTTTTGGCCGTGTTGGCCACTGCCCAGG GCGAAGACTGCGTGTGGGACAAAGATGAAGACTATCCCCAAAAACCTCCACTTATAATGGATGCCTCCTTCAGAATACTACTGCCAGTAATGGAAGAAGGCAAAAGAATTGTCAG AGTACCCAAAAACGGTGCAATTACCCTGGCGTGTCCTGGTAGCAATATAGCTGGACTTGGGAAGGAAGTTGTGCAAGCAAAGTGCTCCGGTGGTCAGGATATTAGAGTCAACAAAAAG CATTTGGCTCTAAAGGATCTCACCTGCACCAAGAAGGCAAAGGAATCGATCAAGAAAGACGCTGGAAAATGTGGAGAAGGAGGGACGGGTGTCTTGGAGATCATTGGGTTCGAAATCGCCAACTTTAATCGCTTCTACAAAGTG ATTGACATTTGCTACGATGAGCGCCTGGAAACCAACCTCTATTCCAAGCATATCCTTCATGGGAGGAGCATCGCTGCGAAGGATGTCGACCCCAAGCGCCCTCCTTTCAAGGCGGCTAAAGGATTCTTTAACATCTCAATAAGCAAATCCTATTCGGTGAAGGAGCAAAAACGCCTCATGGAGGATATTCTAGATAGTAAT GACCTGGCAAACACCGTCATCGACTACCACAAGCAATACTACTTTGCAAAGGGCCACATGGCCCCGGATGCCGATTTCGTAACAGAGGCAGAACAAGATGCCACGTACTACTACATTAATGCCGTCCCTCAGTGGCAAGCATTCAACAATGGCAACTGGAAG TATCTTGAGTTCGCGACGAGGGACTTGGCGAGCCAACTTGGCGCAGATCTTACGATTTACAGCGGAAGTTGGGGAACTCTGGAGTTGGACGATGTTAACGGCAACCCCGTTGAGGTTTACTTAGGCCTCTCCTCGAAGGAAAAAGTTGTGCCGGCGCCAGCTCTCACCTGGAAG GTCATTCACGAAGAAGCCACCAACAGGGCCATTGCCATCGTGGGCATCAACAACCCTCACCTGACATCCATCCCTGCCCTGCTCTGCAAGGACATCTGCCCAGATGTCTCTTGGATCACCTTCAACGTCGCTGACCTGGGTCACGGGTATACTTACTGCTGCTCGGTCAGTGACCTGAGGAACGCCATACCTCACGTTCCCGACCTTGGCCCTGTTTGTTTACTAGACAGCAAGAATTCTTCTTCTGCCGGATGTTGCTGA
- the LOC135200420 gene encoding uncharacterized protein LOC135200420 gives MMTSWKAVILTLLWVGTWAQNYQGEFALERPESQVSISQLEVMCGKDHLTVQLAFTAPFQGLVFSKGQYGQPNCMYVGPRSGGSTFEFQIYYDGCGTKPDMGGKFYENTIIIQYDADLIEVWDEAKRLRCEWYNDYEKTASKPPMVIADLEVVELNFRGDNVDCWMEIQDGKGPWASPVTGIVPLGSTLTMVVAINDQAGEFDMRVKSCEASDGSNHPIYLSDEHGCVLRPKMISKFMKLRNNDGRATVLTYAHFHAFKFPDSMSVHIRCKVEICRFGCPDHCQKPTAGNPIGDYSQPPQSLSDNYGAPSDTSPQYLEAPSNFGQKNLGRTPNPLGNRSPFPESGPVIIPNQRSAELYLNGSPLTGGESIELPKYAEDFPWGPRNLRRRRRRQVVLDRQAREADIGVTTNYQVISEADLEFTPAKDDSVTVFKGHREDVVYGVCLPAPGFSALFVLLAMCTVISVLVAGFMCHHRQLQKDSAESPAAPHPHQHPVTVFSMAQFIRGHLPGQTQ, from the exons ATGATGACTTCGTGGAAGGCCGTCATATTAACATTATTATGG GTGGGTACGTGGGCACAGAACTACCAGGGAGAGTTTGCCCTGGAGCGCCCAGAGAGCCAAGTGTCCATCAGCCAGTTAGAAGTCATGTGTGGCAAGGATCACCTCACTGTCCAGTTGGCCTTCACTGCTCCGTTCCAG GGCCTGGTGTTCTCCAAGGGCCAATACGGTCAACCAAACTGCATGTACGTGGGACCGAGATCAGGGGGCTCCACCTTCGAGTTCCAGATCTATTACGACGGCTGTGGCACCAAGCCCGACATGGGAGGGAAGTTTTACGAGAATACCATCATTATCCAGTACGACGCAGATCTCATTGAG GTGTGGGATGAAGCCAAGCGTCTCCGCTGTGAATGGTACAATGATTATGAGAAGACGGCCAGTAAGCCTCCCATGGTCATCGCCGACCTGGAAGTCGTTGAACTCAACTTTAGAG GTGACAACGTGGACTGTTGGATGGAGATCCAAGACGGCAAGGGACCTTGGGCCTCACCAGTTACTGGCATTGTGCCCCTCGGTTCTACCCTGACTATGGTCGTAGCCATTAATGACCAGGCTG GGGAATTCGACATGAGGGTGAAATCTTGTGAGGCCTCAGATGGTTCAAATCATCCTATTTACCTGAGTGACGAGCACGGCTGTGTCCTCCGACCAAAAATGATTTCGAAATTCATGAAACTCAGGAACAATGATGGACGCGCTACCGTGCTGACATATGCACATTTCCACGCCTTCAAGTTCCCGGATTCCATGTCTGTCCACATCCGTTGCAAAGTCGAAATCTGCCGTTTTGGTTGCCCCGATCACTGTCAGAAGCCAACTGCTGGTAACCCTATCGGCGATTACAGTCAGCCACCTCAGTCACTCAGTGACAATTATGGGGCTCCCTCTGACACGTCACCACAGTATCTTGAAGCTCCTAGTAACTTTGGCCAGAAAAATCTAGGACGTACTCCGAATCCACTGGGTAACAGGTCACCTTTCCCAGAAAGTGGCCCAGTCATTATCCCTAATCAGCGCTCAGCGGAACTGTATCTGAATGGCTCTCCTCTTACGGGAGGGGAATCCATTGAGCTCCCCAAGTATGCCGAAGATTTCCCGTGGGGCCCACGAAATCTACGCCGGCGTCGACGTCGTCAAGTGGTATTAGACCGTCAGGCCAGGGAAGCGGACATTGGTGTCACCACCAACTATCAAGTTATATCCGAGGCTGATCTGGAATTCACCCCAGCCAAGGACGACAGTGTCACTGTTTTTAAAGGTCACAGAGAAGACGTCGTGTATGGAGTGTGCCTCCCGGCTCCAGGATTTTCAGCTCTGTTCGTTCTGCTTGCCATGTGCACCGTGATCTCTGTTCTAGTTGCCGGATTCATGTGCCACCACCGGCAGCTGCAGAAAGACTCTGCCGAGTCCCCAGCAGCCCCTCATCCTCATCAACATCCAGTAACTGTCTTCAGCATGGCACAGTTTATCCGCGGTCATCTCCCTGGGCAAACTCAGTGA